In Cellvibrio polysaccharolyticus, a genomic segment contains:
- a CDS encoding AAA family ATPase, with product MNYRFVLSGGPGGGKTTILNALVKHGYDVVSESAREVIRERLNAGLSARPDPVPFARDILRRDIEKYRNTDNSVHPTFFDRGILDAMYMLDAENALVDDEAFQYVHSFPYNATVFLLPPWREIYQTDSERDQTFEQAIDVFEGLKRWYLQWGYKTLEVPPGNLEYRLSFILSAVDLS from the coding sequence ATGAATTATCGATTTGTATTAAGCGGTGGTCCCGGTGGCGGTAAAACCACAATACTCAATGCGCTGGTAAAACATGGATACGATGTCGTGTCCGAATCTGCGAGGGAAGTTATCAGAGAGCGTTTGAATGCGGGATTGTCTGCCCGGCCGGATCCTGTCCCTTTTGCCCGTGATATTCTCAGGAGGGATATTGAAAAATATCGTAATACAGACAACAGTGTTCACCCCACGTTTTTCGACAGGGGGATTCTGGATGCAATGTACATGCTTGATGCTGAAAATGCACTGGTAGACGATGAAGCCTTTCAATATGTTCACTCTTTTCCGTATAACGCCACCGTTTTCCTGCTGCCGCCATGGAGAGAGATCTACCAGACTGATTCCGAACGTGACCAGACATTTGAGCAAGCTATTGACGTATTCGAAGGCTTGAAACGCTGGTATCTGCAATGGGGTTATAAAACATTGGAAGTGCCACCCGGTAATTTGGAATATCGGTTGTCATTTATTTTGAGTGCAGTTGATTTATCCTGA
- a CDS encoding PspC domain-containing protein → MDIRKSKDRVLAGVAGGIAEYQQMSVRFVRFIWFVSFILSGGSALGVYVLMAFLMKPPSDFDINNYRQQ, encoded by the coding sequence TTGGACATTAGAAAATCAAAAGATCGCGTGCTGGCAGGTGTTGCAGGTGGCATAGCAGAATATCAGCAGATGAGCGTGCGGTTTGTGCGATTCATCTGGTTTGTATCATTTATTTTAAGTGGTGGTTCTGCTTTAGGTGTTTATGTCCTAATGGCATTTTTAATGAAACCACCCAGTGATTTTGATATCAATAATTACAGGCAACAATAG
- the nrdG gene encoding anaerobic ribonucleoside-triphosphate reductase activating protein: MLQSLRFIAEQVVWQEVPGEVSLAFTVSGCPLRCPGCHSSDSWDAQQGLLLTDNYLQQRITQYENLITCVLFFGGEWRPEALLPLLKLCRAAGLHTCLYSGLDAVAEPITAQLTFLKTGPWIRELGGLDSPTTNQVFTDLRTGKSLNHLFLS; encoded by the coding sequence ATGTTGCAGTCATTACGATTTATTGCCGAGCAAGTTGTTTGGCAGGAGGTGCCGGGAGAGGTTTCTCTGGCGTTTACGGTTAGTGGTTGCCCACTTCGCTGCCCCGGTTGCCACAGTAGTGACAGTTGGGATGCGCAACAGGGTTTGTTGCTTACTGACAACTATCTGCAACAGCGTATTACACAGTATGAAAACCTGATTACCTGTGTGTTGTTTTTTGGTGGCGAGTGGCGGCCGGAGGCGTTGTTGCCGCTGCTGAAGTTGTGCCGGGCTGCAGGGTTGCATACCTGCCTTTATAGCGGACTGGATGCAGTTGCCGAACCAATAACAGCGCAACTGACATTTTTGAAAACCGGCCCCTGGATCAGAGAGCTGGGCGGGCTTGATAGTCCGACAACCAATCAGGTTTTTACCGACTTGCGGACAGGAAAATCACTTAACCATCTATTTCTTTCATAA
- the nrdD gene encoding anaerobic ribonucleoside-triphosphate reductase has product MLALDPNQIDHKLNFISNYLSAENAADGSTMDANANVTQKNIATLETELMKDYFVQVNRSLVSKKIAELFGDDLAREYHRQIENHEIYVHDETSLKPYCVSLTMYPFLHDGLVKLGGESKAPRHLESFCGSFVNLVFAVSAQFAGAVATVEFLTYFDYFARRDYGDSYLLTHGKEIRNHLQHVVYALNQPAAARGYQSVFWNISVYDEHYFDSMFGNFVFPDFSAPKWSSVAALQDFFLSWFNLERTKAILTFPVVTVAMLTDNGQCKSQKFARNIARELADGNSFFMYLSDNADSLASCCRLRSEISDNTFSYTLGAGGVATGSINVITLNMNRLIQDGRDLATEVDKVQRYQVAYRALMESYQAAGLLSVYDAGFISMDKQFLTIGINGMVEAAESVGLVAGNNPEYIEFVQRNLKVIFDANKKAKQQWGYMFNTEFVPAENLGVKNAKWDRADGYAVPRDCYNSYFYAVEDDETNALDKLVLHGRELVDYLDGGSALHLNLEESISTEGYLSLINMAARTGCNYFCINVKITICNNCAHIDKRTLQACSACQSKDIDYATRVIGYLKRVSAFSKGRRKEHGLRHYHRQPQQATAVPRKVESTRIAAV; this is encoded by the coding sequence ATGCTGGCATTAGACCCCAACCAGATTGACCATAAACTGAATTTCATTAGCAACTATCTTAGCGCCGAGAATGCGGCGGATGGCTCTACGATGGACGCCAACGCCAACGTGACGCAAAAGAATATCGCCACGCTCGAAACCGAGTTGATGAAAGATTATTTTGTGCAGGTAAACCGTTCGCTGGTGAGCAAGAAAATTGCAGAGTTGTTTGGTGATGACCTGGCTCGCGAATATCACCGTCAAATTGAGAACCACGAAATTTACGTGCACGACGAAACCAGCCTTAAGCCTTATTGCGTGTCTTTAACCATGTATCCGTTTTTACATGACGGTCTGGTGAAATTGGGAGGCGAGTCAAAAGCGCCACGACATCTGGAATCTTTCTGCGGCAGCTTTGTTAACCTGGTGTTTGCGGTAAGTGCGCAATTTGCCGGTGCTGTCGCCACCGTAGAATTTCTTACCTACTTTGATTATTTCGCCCGCCGCGATTACGGTGATAGTTACTTGCTCACTCATGGCAAGGAAATCCGCAACCATTTACAACACGTGGTTTACGCGCTTAATCAGCCGGCTGCGGCCAGAGGCTACCAGAGCGTGTTCTGGAACATTTCTGTCTATGACGAACATTACTTTGATTCCATGTTTGGCAACTTTGTATTCCCGGACTTTAGCGCACCCAAGTGGTCATCTGTAGCGGCACTGCAAGACTTTTTCCTGAGCTGGTTTAACCTGGAGCGCACCAAAGCCATTCTCACCTTCCCGGTGGTTACGGTTGCCATGTTGACCGATAACGGGCAATGCAAGAGTCAGAAGTTCGCCCGCAATATTGCCCGCGAACTGGCAGACGGCAATTCCTTTTTTATGTACCTTTCTGATAACGCCGATTCCCTGGCATCCTGCTGCCGTTTACGCAGTGAAATCAGTGATAACACCTTCTCTTACACGCTGGGCGCTGGCGGTGTCGCAACCGGCTCTATTAACGTGATCACGCTGAATATGAACCGCCTGATTCAGGATGGCCGCGACCTGGCAACCGAAGTGGATAAAGTACAACGTTACCAGGTTGCTTACCGGGCCTTGATGGAAAGCTACCAGGCTGCCGGATTACTCAGTGTCTACGATGCCGGTTTTATCAGTATGGATAAACAATTTCTTACCATCGGTATTAATGGCATGGTAGAAGCTGCCGAGTCAGTGGGTCTGGTTGCTGGTAACAACCCGGAATACATCGAATTTGTACAGCGAAATTTAAAAGTAATTTTCGATGCGAACAAAAAAGCCAAACAACAATGGGGCTATATGTTCAATACCGAATTTGTACCTGCCGAGAACCTGGGCGTTAAAAACGCCAAGTGGGATCGCGCTGACGGTTATGCGGTACCGAGAGATTGCTACAACTCCTACTTTTACGCAGTAGAAGATGACGAGACCAATGCTTTGGATAAACTGGTTTTACATGGTCGCGAGCTGGTTGATTATTTGGATGGCGGTTCCGCATTGCATTTGAACCTTGAAGAGTCTATTAGCACCGAAGGTTATTTGTCGTTGATTAATATGGCGGCTCGTACCGGTTGTAATTATTTTTGCATTAACGTGAAAATTACAATTTGTAACAATTGCGCGCACATTGATAAGCGGACTTTGCAGGCTTGTTCTGCGTGCCAGTCAAAGGATATTGATTATGCGACTCGGGTTATTGGTTATTTGAAGCGGGTTTCTGCGTTTAGTAAAGGAAGAAGGAAAGAGCATGGACTGCGCCATTACCATCGTCAGCCACAGCAGGCGACGGCAGTGCCCCGGAAGGTAGAGTCTACTCGAATTGCAGCTGTGTAA
- the ubiT gene encoding ubiquinone anaerobic biosynthesis accessory factor UbiT — protein MLQHRRVMRKVVEKLPPGLRFCLSRSPAPVVSASIAFWLNRIFKKEVNAGNLDFLKNRHVVIQVTDLELEFSVTLANQRILASLDKSKGDVCFRANTLDLLLLITGKADPDTLFFRRRLSVTGDTDLGLSLKNFLDRLDAASLLHKPVYNLLMQVVELLEEEPEDMADNSVGLRSWKMWNK, from the coding sequence ATGCTGCAACACAGAAGAGTTATGCGCAAAGTGGTAGAAAAATTACCACCGGGCTTGAGGTTCTGCTTATCCCGCTCGCCAGCACCTGTTGTTTCTGCTTCTATTGCGTTTTGGCTGAATCGAATTTTTAAAAAAGAAGTGAATGCTGGCAATCTGGATTTTCTAAAAAATCGCCATGTGGTTATTCAGGTTACTGATCTGGAACTGGAGTTTTCTGTGACGTTGGCTAATCAGCGTATTCTTGCTTCTCTGGATAAATCAAAAGGTGATGTGTGCTTTCGCGCGAATACGCTGGATTTATTGCTATTAATAACCGGCAAAGCAGACCCGGATACACTCTTTTTTCGGCGCCGTTTGTCAGTGACAGGAGACACAGACCTGGGTTTATCGTTGAAAAACTTTCTCGATAGACTGGATGCAGCGAGTTTGCTGCATAAGCCTGTGTATAACCTATTGATGCAGGTGGTGGAGTTGTTGGAAGAAGAACCGGAAGATATGGCTGATAATTCGGTTGGACTGAGAAGCTGGAAAATGTGGAATAAATAG
- the ubiU gene encoding ubiquinone anaerobic biosynthesis protein UbiU has product MELLCPAGSMPALKAALDNGADAIYVGLRNDTNARNFSGLNLTKEDLQQAVNLVHKHKRRLHVAINTFAQPTEFKRWQSAVDDAVQGGADVLILADISLLAYAAERYPEVERHLSVQASATNAAAIEFYQRNYQVSRVVLPRVLSMPQVAAIARTCSSELEVFAFGSLCIMAEGRCYLSSYMTGESPNNSGACSPAKYVRWEEHDGILESRLNDYLIDRFMPEENAGYPTLCKGRFNVGEARFHVLEEPTSLNTLDLLPSLHNEGIKAVKIEGRQRSPAYIAQVTRVWRSAIDQVLANPQSYQVKQEWSQVLAGLSEGSQTTLGAFHRHWR; this is encoded by the coding sequence ATGGAACTGCTCTGCCCCGCAGGCAGCATGCCCGCGCTGAAAGCAGCTTTGGATAACGGTGCTGATGCCATTTATGTTGGTTTGCGCAACGATACCAATGCCCGAAACTTTTCCGGTTTGAATTTAACCAAAGAAGATTTACAGCAAGCTGTAAATCTGGTGCATAAGCACAAACGTCGTTTGCATGTTGCCATTAACACCTTTGCCCAACCTACAGAATTCAAGCGCTGGCAAAGCGCCGTGGATGATGCAGTGCAAGGTGGCGCTGATGTTTTGATACTGGCGGATATATCGCTGCTGGCTTATGCCGCCGAACGCTACCCGGAGGTTGAGCGGCACCTTTCGGTTCAGGCGTCTGCAACCAATGCAGCGGCTATTGAATTTTATCAGCGCAATTATCAGGTGAGTCGCGTGGTGTTGCCGCGGGTTTTATCCATGCCACAAGTCGCCGCTATTGCTCGCACTTGCAGCAGCGAGCTGGAAGTGTTTGCTTTCGGTAGCCTTTGCATTATGGCCGAAGGCCGTTGTTACCTGAGTTCTTACATGACGGGTGAGTCGCCCAATAATTCCGGCGCTTGTTCACCGGCAAAATATGTTCGCTGGGAAGAGCATGATGGCATTCTGGAATCGCGGCTCAATGATTATTTGATTGACCGTTTTATGCCGGAAGAAAATGCAGGCTACCCTACTCTGTGCAAAGGCCGTTTTAATGTGGGTGAAGCGCGTTTTCACGTGCTCGAAGAGCCGACCAGTTTGAATACACTTGACCTGCTGCCATCGCTGCATAACGAAGGTATTAAAGCGGTAAAAATTGAAGGCAGACAACGCAGCCCGGCTTACATCGCTCAGGTTACGCGGGTATGGCGTTCTGCTATTGATCAGGTATTGGCTAACCCGCAGAGCTATCAGGTCAAGCAGGAATGGTCGCAGGTGTTGGCCGGGTTGTCGGAAGGCAGCCAGACAACCCTGGGGGCATTCCACCGCCATTGGCGTTAA
- a CDS encoding U32 family peptidase: protein MKFSLGPVLYYWPKATMQSFYQQAAASNVDIVYLGETVCPKRCELRLSDYLEIANQLREAGKQVVLSTMTLLESPADLRSLKRSCDNGEFIIEANDMGAIGLLQERQLPFVAGASINCYNHQTLLHLVKLGMQRWLMPVELSRDWLASLLQQPEVMAVRDRFEMEVFGFGYLPLAWSARCFTARSENRAKDDCDLCCIKYPEGRAVSTQEGKRLFTLNGIQTQSGGRYNLVNELHTMTGLVDVVRLSPEIEGTFGWLEKFRNAYSSKSRTPLDDIDCNGYWHKIAGIKCVTFP, encoded by the coding sequence ATGAAATTCTCTCTTGGCCCTGTGCTGTATTACTGGCCCAAAGCCACCATGCAAAGCTTTTATCAACAGGCAGCCGCATCCAACGTGGATATTGTTTACCTGGGTGAAACTGTTTGCCCGAAACGATGCGAGTTGCGCCTGTCGGATTACCTTGAAATTGCCAACCAGCTGCGCGAAGCGGGAAAGCAGGTGGTGTTATCCACAATGACATTGTTGGAATCGCCCGCCGATTTACGCAGCTTGAAACGCAGTTGCGACAACGGTGAATTTATTATTGAAGCTAACGATATGGGCGCGATTGGTTTACTACAGGAACGCCAACTGCCGTTTGTTGCCGGTGCCAGCATTAATTGTTACAACCATCAAACGCTGTTACACCTTGTTAAGTTGGGAATGCAACGTTGGTTAATGCCAGTGGAATTATCACGGGATTGGTTAGCCAGCTTGTTGCAACAACCGGAAGTAATGGCGGTGCGCGACCGCTTTGAGATGGAAGTATTCGGTTTTGGTTATTTACCGCTGGCCTGGTCTGCCCGCTGCTTTACTGCACGCTCTGAAAACCGTGCTAAAGATGACTGCGACTTGTGTTGTATTAAATATCCCGAAGGTCGCGCGGTTAGCACGCAAGAAGGCAAACGCTTATTTACGCTAAACGGCATTCAAACCCAGTCCGGTGGTCGCTACAACCTGGTTAATGAGCTGCATACGATGACCGGCCTGGTTGACGTGGTGCGGTTAAGCCCGGAAATTGAAGGCACCTTTGGTTGGCTGGAAAAATTCCGTAACGCTTACAGCAGCAAAAGCAGAACACCCCTTGATGATATTGATTGCAATGGTTACTGGCACAAAATTGCCGGGATTAAATGCGTCACCTTCCCCTGA
- a CDS encoding putative zinc-binding protein produces the protein MINDEKPIVYSCSGCSNVAQLANDIAVIMDREGLAKMSCIAGVGGDVKKLVRIAKSGKDILAIDGCRLNCVKNTLARHGVEPTWHVELTELGIKKREGESCPASDYHKALNYTYQAMDLIPVKDITPAPMRLVANN, from the coding sequence ATGATCAATGATGAAAAACCTATCGTCTACTCCTGCTCAGGCTGTTCCAATGTTGCGCAACTGGCTAATGATATTGCGGTAATTATGGATCGTGAAGGGCTGGCAAAGATGTCGTGTATCGCTGGCGTTGGTGGCGATGTGAAGAAGCTGGTTCGTATTGCAAAATCCGGCAAGGATATTCTGGCCATTGATGGCTGTCGTTTGAACTGCGTTAAAAACACACTGGCGCGCCACGGCGTTGAACCCACCTGGCACGTTGAATTAACTGAGTTGGGAATTAAAAAGCGCGAGGGAGAATCCTGCCCTGCCAGTGATTACCACAAGGCCTTGAATTATACCTACCAGGCGATGGATCTGATTCCGGTAAAAGATATTACCCCTGCCCCGATGAGGCTTGTAGCGAACAACTAA
- a CDS encoding RrF2 family transcriptional regulator yields the protein MRITSYTDYSLRVLMYLALKGDEQATIREIADSYDISKNHLMKVVQDLNSKGYLIALRGKNGGIRLNGDPENINIGVLVRDMEQDLALVECFGGDNTCIITPACHLKKILAEALEAFFRSLDGYSLADLLPGSKRKALIRLLDM from the coding sequence ATGCGTATTACTTCCTACACAGATTATTCGCTGCGGGTGCTTATGTATCTCGCCTTGAAAGGCGATGAACAGGCGACCATTCGTGAAATTGCCGATAGCTATGACATTTCCAAAAACCATTTGATGAAAGTAGTGCAGGATCTGAATAGCAAAGGCTATCTGATTGCCTTGCGCGGAAAAAATGGCGGTATTCGTTTAAATGGCGACCCGGAGAACATTAATATAGGCGTGTTGGTGCGGGATATGGAGCAGGATCTTGCATTGGTGGAGTGCTTCGGTGGGGATAACACTTGCATTATCACCCCGGCCTGTCATTTGAAGAAAATTCTCGCAGAAGCGCTGGAAGCTTTTTTTCGTTCGCTGGACGGCTACTCGCTGGCGGACCTTTTGCCCGGATCGAAGCGCAAGGCTTTGATCCGGTTGTTGGATATGTAA
- a CDS encoding NnrS family protein — protein MNGFFKSFVLLHYPFRVFFWLTGIYGVVIVLAWMGYLFGGIPMAVSWSPLHWHSHEMLFGLVTPAIAGFMMTAMCNWTGAPPLRNGGLLALASLWVAGRIAMWLSGVLPILVIAIIDGLFLYVLAFYVLRVLLKYGNKRNLVLGAILLVLGLANTLMHTGFVTGAMNWLIKGQLLALNLIAFMMVVIGGRIIPLFTTNWFRREGLANGPSSFPLLEKITLLSTALLIPAEFSGVAWPIGGLALIAAVANGLRCFFWKGWHTGSEPLLWILHLGYFWIAIALLLKGLATFNLVASGAWLHAMGTGAMGTLILGFMTRVALGHTGRAMQLPDFAVVIYWCITLSASARVLAALQWVDYRWGLTIAAIAWTAAFALFAGLYWSIFTGPRVDGLPG, from the coding sequence ATGAATGGCTTTTTTAAATCGTTTGTCTTGCTGCATTACCCCTTTCGCGTATTTTTTTGGCTAACCGGCATCTACGGCGTGGTAATTGTGCTCGCCTGGATGGGGTACCTCTTCGGTGGTATACCTATGGCAGTGAGCTGGTCACCTTTGCATTGGCACAGCCACGAAATGTTATTCGGTTTGGTAACCCCGGCCATTGCCGGTTTCATGATGACCGCCATGTGCAACTGGACCGGCGCGCCGCCACTGCGAAATGGCGGGTTACTGGCACTTGCCAGTTTATGGGTGGCCGGGCGTATTGCTATGTGGTTATCCGGTGTGTTGCCAATCCTTGTTATTGCAATTATTGATGGGCTTTTTCTTTATGTGCTGGCTTTTTATGTATTGCGGGTTTTATTGAAATACGGCAACAAACGCAACCTGGTTTTGGGTGCTATTCTTTTGGTACTGGGGTTGGCTAATACCTTAATGCACACAGGTTTTGTTACCGGCGCAATGAACTGGCTAATTAAAGGTCAACTGCTGGCATTGAATTTAATTGCCTTCATGATGGTTGTGATTGGTGGTCGAATTATTCCTTTATTTACCACCAACTGGTTTCGCCGTGAGGGTTTGGCAAACGGGCCATCTTCTTTTCCGTTGCTGGAAAAAATAACACTCCTTTCTACTGCACTATTAATACCCGCAGAGTTCAGTGGGGTGGCTTGGCCAATTGGCGGCCTTGCATTGATTGCGGCGGTTGCCAATGGTTTGCGTTGTTTTTTCTGGAAAGGCTGGCACACGGGTAGCGAACCTTTATTATGGATCTTGCATCTCGGTTATTTCTGGATCGCTATCGCGCTGCTGCTTAAAGGTTTGGCGACTTTTAATCTGGTTGCGAGCGGTGCCTGGTTGCACGCCATGGGAACCGGTGCCATGGGCACGCTGATTCTCGGCTTTATGACCCGTGTAGCCTTGGGGCATACCGGGCGAGCCATGCAGTTGCCAGATTTCGCTGTGGTTATTTACTGGTGTATTACGCTGTCGGCATCGGCGCGGGTATTGGCCGCATTGCAATGGGTGGATTACCGCTGGGGGCTTACCATCGCCGCTATCGCCTGGACTGCCGCCTTTGCCCTGTTTGCCGGATTGTACTGGAGCATTTTTACCGGCCCCCGTGTGGACGGTTTACCCGGATAA